The Arachis hypogaea cultivar Tifrunner chromosome 16, arahy.Tifrunner.gnm2.J5K5, whole genome shotgun sequence genome contains a region encoding:
- the LOC112754224 gene encoding uncharacterized protein isoform X3 translates to MCKHRSCLKRQVNSYCNFLPASCLLFVNTIANLLDCTSWSGAGPGLMNAVTQGALQAGKPVGRFKIGKEAGEWTASNYHPYLPSENYLTCRKACNMGSETPPDALSPSSTTCKQDLRWREVEKAIPLKKRRGDFDNNMEENISDSNRKKTNKIQSRSSRTKMTKMNMAWEQDDDEIIKDEEKEVEEEVVAVDEEGLIHGYFLSIWDDALLLPSTL, encoded by the exons ATGTGCAAGCACAGGAGCTGTCTAAAGAGGCAAGTGAATTCATACTGTAACTTCCTGCCTGCTTCTTGCTTGCTTTTTGTGAATACT ATAGCAAATCTTTTGGATTGCACTTCATGGTCAGGGGCTGGACCAGGATTAATGAATGCAGTTACTCAAGGTGCTCTGCAAGCAGGAAAACCAGTTGGCAGATTCAAGATTGGAAAAGAAGCTGGGGAATGGACTGCATCCAACTACCATCCATACTTGCCATCAGAAAATTACCTCACTTGCAG GAAAGCATGCAATATGGGTTCCGAAACACCACCTGATGCCCTCTCACCCTCAAGCACCACTTGTAAAcaag ATTTGAGATGGCGCGAGGTAGAGAAGGCAATTCCgctaaagaaaagaagaggagattTTGATaataacatggaagaaaatattAGCGACAGCAACAGAAAGAAGACGAACAAAATCCAGAGTCGTAGCAGCAGAACGAAGATGACTAAGATGAACATGGCGTGGGAGCAAGATGATGACGAAATTAtcaaagatgaagaaaaagaagtcgAGGAAGAAGTAGTAGCAGTAGATGAAGAAGGTTTAATCCATGGGTATTTTCTGAGTATATGGGATGATgctcttctactcccttctactCTCTAA
- the LOC112754224 gene encoding uncharacterized protein isoform X2 — MPLRLEIKVREEINRCYELINRLGRGVVYLGSSRMGPGHSHYVQAQELSKEIANLLDCTSWSGAGPGLMNAVTQGALQAGKPVGRFKIGKEAGEWTASNYHPYLPSENYLTCRKACNMGSETPPDALSPSSTTCKQDLRWREVEKAIPLKKRRGDFDNNMEENISDSNRKKTNKIQSRSSRTKMTKMNMAWEQDDDEIIKDEEKEVEEEVVAVDEEGLIHGYFLSIWDDALLLPSTL; from the exons ATG CCTCTCAGACTCGAAATTAAG GTTAGAGAAGAGATCAATCGATGTTACGAACTCATAAACAGATTGGGTAGAGGAGTTGTGTATTTGGGATCTTCAAGGATGGGGCCTGGCCATTCCCATTATGTGCAAGCACAGGAGCTGTCTAAAGAG ATAGCAAATCTTTTGGATTGCACTTCATGGTCAGGGGCTGGACCAGGATTAATGAATGCAGTTACTCAAGGTGCTCTGCAAGCAGGAAAACCAGTTGGCAGATTCAAGATTGGAAAAGAAGCTGGGGAATGGACTGCATCCAACTACCATCCATACTTGCCATCAGAAAATTACCTCACTTGCAG GAAAGCATGCAATATGGGTTCCGAAACACCACCTGATGCCCTCTCACCCTCAAGCACCACTTGTAAAcaag ATTTGAGATGGCGCGAGGTAGAGAAGGCAATTCCgctaaagaaaagaagaggagattTTGATaataacatggaagaaaatattAGCGACAGCAACAGAAAGAAGACGAACAAAATCCAGAGTCGTAGCAGCAGAACGAAGATGACTAAGATGAACATGGCGTGGGAGCAAGATGATGACGAAATTAtcaaagatgaagaaaaagaagtcgAGGAAGAAGTAGTAGCAGTAGATGAAGAAGGTTTAATCCATGGGTATTTTCTGAGTATATGGGATGATgctcttctactcccttctactCTCTAA
- the LOC112754224 gene encoding uncharacterized protein isoform X1 yields the protein MPLRLEIKEHKDPSAILWCLMQLYEVREEINRCYELINRLGRGVVYLGSSRMGPGHSHYVQAQELSKEIANLLDCTSWSGAGPGLMNAVTQGALQAGKPVGRFKIGKEAGEWTASNYHPYLPSENYLTCRKACNMGSETPPDALSPSSTTCKQDLRWREVEKAIPLKKRRGDFDNNMEENISDSNRKKTNKIQSRSSRTKMTKMNMAWEQDDDEIIKDEEKEVEEEVVAVDEEGLIHGYFLSIWDDALLLPSTL from the exons ATG CCTCTCAGACTCGAAATTAAG GAACATAAAGATCCTAGCGCAATCCTTTGGTGCTTGATGCAGCTCTATGAA GTTAGAGAAGAGATCAATCGATGTTACGAACTCATAAACAGATTGGGTAGAGGAGTTGTGTATTTGGGATCTTCAAGGATGGGGCCTGGCCATTCCCATTATGTGCAAGCACAGGAGCTGTCTAAAGAG ATAGCAAATCTTTTGGATTGCACTTCATGGTCAGGGGCTGGACCAGGATTAATGAATGCAGTTACTCAAGGTGCTCTGCAAGCAGGAAAACCAGTTGGCAGATTCAAGATTGGAAAAGAAGCTGGGGAATGGACTGCATCCAACTACCATCCATACTTGCCATCAGAAAATTACCTCACTTGCAG GAAAGCATGCAATATGGGTTCCGAAACACCACCTGATGCCCTCTCACCCTCAAGCACCACTTGTAAAcaag ATTTGAGATGGCGCGAGGTAGAGAAGGCAATTCCgctaaagaaaagaagaggagattTTGATaataacatggaagaaaatattAGCGACAGCAACAGAAAGAAGACGAACAAAATCCAGAGTCGTAGCAGCAGAACGAAGATGACTAAGATGAACATGGCGTGGGAGCAAGATGATGACGAAATTAtcaaagatgaagaaaaagaagtcgAGGAAGAAGTAGTAGCAGTAGATGAAGAAGGTTTAATCCATGGGTATTTTCTGAGTATATGGGATGATgctcttctactcccttctactCTCTAA
- the LOC112757081 gene encoding uncharacterized protein: MADNGVYQLTQAELQAEVKRLAELSTQNSVNKHDGKGPTKCSTDLLSVNPPKEKLTIDNPFSEEITNYQMPKNFTLPSLLEPYKGIGDPRAHIKKFQSMMFFNGPNSEPVLCRAFPTFLDDAALLWFSKLPAGSISSFEELAKSFIDYFAAAWIYVHGSDYLGTIRQEATIEIPDLDPAVHLHALKAGLLPGKFRETIAITKPKTLEEFRERAAGQMEIEELREANRTERKPRREEDRMPRSANNKELARAGSYQDQRFVDKSKHCAFHQKYRHTTDECVIAKDLLKRLAQQGLLDKYIEGRKHKEGDRDKEECQQTSGNKEANKWSNNTPHKGVINRISGGFAGGGETTSARKRSYRAMLKIEGTTPHNNKNVPDLEITFNQEDICSAAPHSDDPVVISI, encoded by the exons ATGGCCGACAACGGAGTCTACCAGCTCACTCAGGCCGAACTACAAGCAGAAGTCAAACGGCTCGCTGAGTTGTCCACCCAGAACAGCGTCAACAAGCATGATGGAAAGGGCCCAACCAAATGCAGTACAGACCTACTAAGTGTCAACCCACCAAAAGAGAAGCTTACCATAGACAACCCTTTCTCGGAGGAAATCACCAACTACCAGATGCCAAAGAATTTCACGCTACCTTCTTTGCTTGAGCCATATAAGGGGATTGGTGACCCCCGGgctcatattaaaaaatttcaatctaTGATGTTTTTCAATGGCCCTAACAGTGAACCTGTTCTTTGTAGAGCTTTCCCTACCTTCCTCGACGACGCTGCGTTACTGTGGTTTTCAAAACTACCTGCAGGGTCGATCTCTTCCTTTGAAGAACTGGCGAAGTCCTTCATAGACTACTTCGCCGCAGCATGGATATACGTACATGGATCAGATTACCTCGGCACCATCCGCCAAG AAGCAACAATAGAAATACCTGATCTAGACCCCGCTGTCCACCTACATGCCCTCAAGGCCGGCCTCCTACCCGGAAAGTTCAGAGAGACGATCGCAATCACCAAGCCGAAGACATTAGAGGAGTTCCGGGAGAGAGCAGCTGGACAAATGGAGATTGAAGAACTCCGTGAGGCCAACAGAACGGAAAGAAAACCTAGAAGGGAGGAAGACAGAATGCCAAGGTCGGCGAACAACAAAGAGCTCG CAAGAGCTGGGAGCTATCAAGACCAGAGATTTGTGGACAAAAGCAAGCATTGTGCCTTCCACCAGAAGTACAGACACACAACCGATGAGTGTGTAATAGCCAAAGACCTATTGAAAAGATTAGCTCAGCAAGGCCTCCTAGATAAGTACATCGAAGGAAGGAAACATAAAGAGGGCGACAGGGACAAAGAAGAGTGCCAACAAACCTCGGGAAACAAGGAAGCCAACAAATGGTCAAACAACACCCCACATAAAGGGGTTATAAACCGCATATCCGGAGGATTCGCCGGGGGAGGCGAAACAACTTCGGCGAGAAAACGTAGCTACCGCGCAATGCTGAAAATCGAAGGAACAACACCACATAACAACAAAAATGTACCGGACCTAGAAATCACTTTCAATCAGGAGGACATATGCTCGGCCGCACCACACTCAGACGACCCCGTGGTAATTTCTATCTAA